A genomic window from Dermacentor silvarum isolate Dsil-2018 chromosome 9, BIME_Dsil_1.4, whole genome shotgun sequence includes:
- the LOC125940332 gene encoding LOW QUALITY PROTEIN: uncharacterized protein LOC125940332 (The sequence of the model RefSeq protein was modified relative to this genomic sequence to represent the inferred CDS: substituted 2 bases at 2 genomic stop codons) — MELFLASGPIPEHDEIRVLGLFIHKHKRVDTTTAKLHKVGDQVGRMVRRVSNKCGGLRCKDALRLAHAFVTSRVLYSTTYLHLRKYDENALQVILRKMYKRALDLSITTSNHRLMGLGMVNTFAELREAHLTNQSTRLSKTPSGRRLLARLHIQHPTLTEERVRIPEVWRYAPHVRPLPANMTRDDHSGRRLARAEALARHYGNKHGIFYVDASGPHHGGWYTAAVVHEDVAVNSLTFRAQDITHAEEVVIALAAADKDSRVFINDSRGACRNIEXGXIPLIASRILQNSDYLGAPASRTSVWAPAHMGLEGNETADAAARALTLRATLSDPSEMDPETNPALTFREITQLYQFGHAIYPKPCKGLTKAEERTLLRLYTKTLLCPAVLKHFDPACTGKCPHCAEKSSDIFHMVWACQSTQNLTPIPNPTREDWEAALLGCSDLTSQKALVDRAQAAAAANGLL, encoded by the coding sequence ATGGAGCTATTCCTAGCCAGCGGCCCGATACCCGAACACGATGAGATTCGAGTACTGGgtctctttatccacaaacacaaaCGAGTTGATACGACAACAGCCAAATTGcataaggtgggggaccaggtgggccggatggtccgccgggtttccaacaaatgcggggggttacggtgcaaagacgccttgcggctggcgcatgcattCGTGACCAGTCGAGTCCTCTACTCGACTACTTACCTCCACCTGCGCAAGTATGACGAGAACGCCCTCCAGGTGATTCTCAGGAAGATGTACAAGCGTGCCCTCGATCTCTCAATAACCACGTCCAACCACCGCCTCATGGGCCTGGGGATGGTAAACACTTTCGCGGAGCTCCGGGAGGCACACTTGACCAATCAATCTACAAGACTTTCAAAGACGCCGTCGGGACGCCGCCTATTAGCCCGACTACACATCCAGCACCCAACACTGACGGAAGAGCGCGTACGCATCCCAGAAGTCTGGAGGTACGCCCCGCACGTGCGgcctcttccggccaacatgacacgtgatgaccacagtggcaggcgccttgcgcgggcggaggcactggctcgccactatgggaacaaacacggaatcttctacgtggacgcctccggccctcaccatggggggtggtacacggccgcagtcgtccatGAAGACGTCGCGGTGAATAGCCTAACATTCAGAGCacaagacataacacatgcggaggaAGTTGTCATCGCGCTAGCTGCCGCAGACAAGGACTCGCGCGTCTTCATTAACGACTCGAGAGgggcctgcagaaatattgaaTAGGGGTAGATCCCTCTCATTGCGTCTCGTATCCTTCAAAACAGTGACTACCTCGGGGCCCCCGCGTCTCGAACGAGCGTATgggctcctgctcatatgggTCTCGAAGGCAACGAAACGGCAGACGCCGCTGCCCGTGCGCTCACTCTCCGGGCAACGCTTTCAGATCCTTCCGAAATGGATCCTGAAACCAATCCGGCCCTAACTTTTCGAGAAATTACTCAActataccaattcggccacgcaatttatcctaagccctgtaagggccttacaaaggcagaggaacgtacactcctccgcctttacaccaaaacactgctgtgcccggcagttttaaagcactttgatcctgcctgtacaggaaaatgcccgcactgtgcggagaagtcttcggacatcttccacatggtgtgggcatgccaatcaaccCAGAACCTCACCCCAATACCAAAccccacccgggaggactgggaggcagccctgctcggctgctccgacctgacgagtcagaaggccctggtcgaccgagcacaagccgcggcggccgccaatgggctcctgtaa